The following proteins are encoded in a genomic region of Micromonospora olivasterospora:
- a CDS encoding ABC transporter ATP-binding protein produces MSGAGISVTGLTVGYGGPPVLDHVDLQVPAGSFTAVLGPSGSGKTTLLRAIAGFIRPDHGRIEVRGEVLTDGPTLVAPERRGIGYVRQDGALFPHLDVTGNITFGLPRAERRRAAQVEPLLELVGLSPSLARRRPDELSGGQQQRVALARALAREPSVVLLDEPFSSLDTALRAATREATRAALAARGATTVLVTHDQAEALSFADQVAVMFDGRFAQVDSPAGVYGAPATPEVGRFLGDAMLLSGQAIGRTVHCCLGQLDLAEPATGDVLVMVRPEQLVLGEPSDTKASVSSVTYQGADAMVRLDLVDQTTRLVARVPGNRVPRPGDQVGIAVPAPVRSFPQR; encoded by the coding sequence ATGAGCGGCGCCGGCATCTCCGTCACCGGGCTCACCGTCGGCTACGGCGGCCCGCCGGTACTGGACCACGTCGATCTGCAGGTGCCCGCAGGCAGCTTCACCGCGGTGCTCGGTCCCTCCGGCAGCGGCAAGACCACGCTGCTACGGGCGATCGCCGGGTTCATCCGGCCCGACCACGGGCGAATCGAGGTACGCGGCGAGGTGCTCACCGACGGGCCGACACTGGTGGCTCCCGAGCGGCGCGGCATCGGTTACGTCCGACAGGACGGCGCGCTCTTCCCGCACCTCGACGTCACCGGCAACATCACCTTCGGGCTGCCGCGAGCCGAACGGCGCCGAGCGGCCCAGGTCGAGCCGTTGCTCGAACTCGTCGGTTTGTCCCCGAGCCTGGCCCGCCGCCGGCCGGACGAGCTGTCCGGCGGGCAACAGCAGCGTGTCGCACTCGCCCGGGCCCTGGCCCGCGAACCATCAGTGGTACTGCTCGACGAGCCGTTCTCATCGCTCGACACCGCGCTGCGCGCCGCAACCCGCGAGGCCACACGTGCCGCTCTCGCCGCGCGGGGCGCCACCACCGTGCTCGTGACACACGACCAAGCCGAGGCACTGTCGTTCGCCGACCAGGTGGCCGTCATGTTCGACGGCCGGTTCGCCCAGGTCGACAGCCCGGCCGGGGTGTACGGCGCGCCGGCCACGCCCGAGGTCGGCCGGTTCCTGGGCGACGCGATGCTCCTCAGCGGCCAGGCCATCGGCCGGACCGTCCACTGCTGTCTGGGCCAACTCGACCTGGCCGAGCCGGCCACCGGCGACGTACTCGTGATGGTGCGACCCGAGCAACTCGTCCTGGGCGAGCCGTCCGATACCAAGGCATCGGTCTCGTCGGTGACCTACCAGGGCGCCGACGCGATGGTCCGCCTGGATCTGGTCGACCAGACCACCCGCCTCGTGGCGCGCGTCCCCGGCAATCGGGTACCTCGCCCAGGCGACCAGGTGGGTATCGCAGTGCCCGCACCCGTCCGCTCATTCCCCCAACGCTGA
- a CDS encoding type III PLP-dependent enzyme produces the protein MNRPTYLYDLDALTTHAAAIRAALPSRVELLYAMKANPAPELLRTLAPHVDGFEAASAGELRHLARTLPRVHPAVLGGPGKTDAELNAGLAAGVHRFHVESPHELRRLSALATAADTVANVLLRVNLPVDLEGAALIMGGAATPFGMDPEQARDCARLDLPGIRIHGVHAHLASGLTAPAAAMVARRIVDWAVSQLGASEVNVGGGMAVDYTNPANIFDWARYGSDLQAPLAEHPELVLRIEPGRAVTAYCGWYVTEVIDVKFSRGEWFAVVAGGTHHLRTPAAKGHSQPFLIFPRTDWGHPYPRPRTGHGPVTIVGQLCTPKDILARPVETDPISAGDVIAFAMAGAYAWNISHRDFLMHDPPTFEVGTLGELTSGKIQPGTQAPVGIT, from the coding sequence GTGAACCGACCAACCTACCTGTACGACCTGGACGCGCTCACGACGCACGCCGCCGCCATCCGCGCCGCGCTGCCGAGCAGGGTCGAGCTGCTGTACGCGATGAAAGCCAACCCCGCCCCCGAACTGCTGCGCACCCTCGCCCCGCACGTCGACGGCTTCGAAGCCGCCAGCGCCGGAGAGCTGCGCCACCTCGCCCGTACCCTGCCCCGAGTCCACCCGGCCGTGCTCGGCGGGCCCGGCAAAACCGACGCGGAACTCAACGCCGGCCTCGCCGCCGGCGTCCACCGGTTTCACGTCGAGTCCCCGCACGAACTGCGCCGCCTCTCCGCACTCGCGACGGCCGCCGACACAGTCGCCAACGTGCTCCTGCGGGTCAACCTCCCGGTCGACCTCGAGGGTGCAGCACTGATCATGGGCGGCGCGGCAACCCCGTTCGGGATGGACCCCGAGCAGGCCCGCGACTGCGCGCGCCTCGACCTGCCCGGGATACGCATCCACGGCGTGCACGCCCACCTCGCCAGCGGCCTGACCGCACCGGCGGCGGCGATGGTCGCCCGCCGAATCGTGGACTGGGCGGTGTCACAGCTCGGCGCCAGCGAGGTCAATGTCGGTGGCGGCATGGCCGTCGACTACACCAACCCGGCGAACATCTTCGACTGGGCCCGCTACGGCAGCGACCTTCAGGCGCCCCTCGCGGAACACCCCGAACTCGTGCTACGCATCGAACCAGGCCGCGCAGTCACCGCCTACTGCGGCTGGTACGTCACCGAGGTCATCGACGTCAAATTCTCCCGTGGAGAATGGTTCGCCGTCGTCGCGGGCGGCACCCACCACCTACGCACCCCAGCGGCGAAGGGGCACTCCCAACCGTTCCTCATCTTTCCCCGCACGGACTGGGGCCACCCGTACCCCCGTCCACGCACTGGCCACGGTCCGGTAACCATCGTCGGGCAACTCTGCACACCCAAAGACATCTTGGCCCGCCCCGTCGAAACCGACCCCATCTCTGCGGGAGACGTCATCGCTTTCGCGATGGCGGGCGCATACGCGTGGAACATCAGCCACCGCGACTTCCTCATGCACGATCCGCCCACCTTCGAAGTGGGAACCCTGGGGGAGCTGACCAGTGGAAAGATCCAACCGGGCACGCAGGCACCCGTTGGGATCACATAG